In Calothrix sp. PCC 7507, one DNA window encodes the following:
- a CDS encoding DUF4912 domain-containing protein gives MWRQEKKDNSIVSLALLLALATIPTTATLLVPVPMLAQSATDAPAFPLPQSVENGTIVRIDGSDSLAAINQGLKQSFEKQFSGTKVEVSASGTDAALRAMLDGKVDLVALSRGLTPEEKAEGLEQVRLRREKIAIAVGAENPFKGNLTNKQFVKIFRGEITDWSQLGAPKGKIRIIDRPTTSDTRNNFRNYPAFKNANFATSSNATQVGEDNTAEIVKQLGKDGISYGLANHLSKLPDVRLISVNQISPINPKYPFSQPLVYVYKKNPSPAIASFLGFAIASPGQQAIDAARNTEAQAIAEGKSPVVAIAATPSPTAEATTPPTVAPSEQPVTTPVKNNSSAAISPAILLLLLLPLIGGLFIWWFLNRRSSTNEATDNEPEPTPSPSSGQDTNASLDAGTILTTSNSVDNITPTENPAVAGDVALGMGANTEITANPINNRHSQVASTPESDEAAWDIEAPAAVVNTSYPQLPDVPIVASDIAPSTAEVSPFVPEAIELPEVASDTDIWNIGTTQEQQPLVESNIAEDANYTEDAALAGAAIWSANSGTGLDIQENNETAQDSNISELNSPELPEIFPVEPELPEITTDAGFAVAELPTAEIFPVEPELPEITTDSGFAAAELPELSTDAALPTAEIFPVEPELPEITTDSGFAAAELPTAEIFPVEPELPEINTDAGFAVAELPTAEIFPVEPELPEITTDVGFTVAELPELPEVELNAVADAAEPTANLIEEDTIEIVSDLPETTTEATSNFPEALAGGAALAAGAGIGAWATIYGIQNASESNAQAEIAPVASNSATSATVVLTPQSSQSAKVSWHIPDIQKATLQNSGVSQLALRLYDVTGIDLSYQVPHLVQQYELESAAHDRFVDIPASDRDYITEIGYVAEGDRWESIARSATVRVFSPLPVDEQTADSPEEDIEATVVLTPQSSQSAKVSWHIPDIQKATLQNSGVSQLALRLYDVTGIDLSYQVPHLGPAV, from the coding sequence ATGTGGCGACAAGAAAAAAAAGATAATTCGATAGTCAGTCTGGCATTATTGCTTGCCCTAGCAACTATCCCCACAACAGCAACTCTTTTAGTACCAGTACCCATGCTGGCACAATCTGCAACTGATGCTCCGGCTTTTCCGCTGCCGCAATCAGTGGAAAATGGGACGATTGTAAGGATTGATGGTTCAGATAGCTTGGCAGCAATCAACCAAGGACTAAAACAAAGTTTTGAAAAGCAGTTCTCTGGTACGAAGGTGGAAGTGTCCGCTAGCGGCACTGATGCGGCACTGAGAGCTATGCTGGATGGGAAAGTTGATTTAGTGGCGCTCAGTCGTGGCTTGACACCAGAAGAAAAAGCCGAAGGACTCGAACAAGTCCGCTTACGCCGAGAAAAGATTGCGATCGCAGTTGGTGCAGAAAATCCTTTTAAGGGAAATTTGACTAATAAACAATTTGTCAAGATTTTTCGGGGGGAAATTACAGACTGGTCGCAACTAGGCGCGCCTAAAGGTAAGATTAGAATTATTGATCGCCCAACTACGAGTGACACTCGCAACAACTTTCGCAATTACCCAGCCTTCAAAAATGCTAACTTTGCCACTAGCTCTAATGCTACCCAAGTGGGTGAAGATAACACCGCAGAAATCGTTAAGCAACTAGGCAAGGATGGCATTAGCTATGGATTAGCTAATCATTTGTCGAAGTTGCCAGATGTGCGACTGATTAGTGTAAATCAAATCTCGCCAATTAATCCTAAATATCCTTTCTCCCAACCTTTAGTTTACGTCTACAAAAAAAATCCTAGTCCAGCTATAGCAAGTTTTCTCGGCTTTGCGATCGCATCCCCAGGACAACAAGCCATAGATGCAGCTAGAAATACTGAAGCACAAGCGATCGCTGAAGGCAAATCCCCAGTAGTGGCCATAGCTGCAACTCCCTCCCCCACTGCTGAGGCGACAACTCCTCCCACAGTTGCTCCCAGTGAGCAGCCAGTAACCACTCCTGTAAAAAACAATTCTAGTGCGGCAATCAGCCCAGCAATACTTTTATTGTTACTGTTGCCTTTAATTGGTGGATTATTTATCTGGTGGTTCCTGAATAGACGCTCTTCCACAAATGAAGCCACAGATAACGAACCAGAACCAACTCCCAGCCCTTCATCAGGACAAGACACAAACGCTAGCTTGGATGCAGGCACAATCTTAACTACATCCAACAGTGTAGATAATATCACCCCTACTGAAAATCCAGCCGTAGCGGGTGATGTTGCTCTAGGCATGGGGGCAAATACTGAAATAACTGCTAATCCCATTAATAACAGACACTCTCAGGTAGCATCTACTCCAGAGTCTGATGAAGCTGCATGGGATATAGAAGCACCAGCCGCCGTTGTTAATACTTCATATCCACAATTGCCCGATGTGCCCATAGTTGCATCTGACATAGCACCATCGACGGCTGAAGTATCTCCATTTGTCCCAGAAGCTATAGAGCTTCCCGAAGTAGCATCTGATACAGATATCTGGAATATCGGCACCACTCAAGAACAGCAACCCCTAGTAGAATCAAATATCGCCGAAGATGCTAATTATACTGAAGATGCAGCCTTAGCAGGAGCAGCTATCTGGTCTGCTAATTCTGGAACAGGGTTAGACATACAAGAAAATAATGAGACTGCACAAGACAGTAATATTTCTGAATTAAACTCACCAGAACTGCCAGAAATATTTCCCGTTGAGCCAGAATTACCAGAAATAACCACAGATGCAGGATTCGCTGTTGCTGAATTACCCACGGCGGAAATATTCCCCGTTGAGCCAGAATTACCGGAAATAACCACAGATTCAGGATTCGCTGCTGCGGAATTACCAGAACTCAGCACAGATGCAGCATTACCCACGGCGGAAATATTCCCCGTTGAGCCAGAATTACCGGAAATAACCACAGATTCAGGATTCGCTGCTGCGGAATTACCCACGGCGGAAATATTTCCCGTTGAGCCAGAATTACCAGAAATAAACACAGATGCAGGATTCGCTGTTGCTGAATTACCCACGGCGGAAATATTTCCCGTTGAGCCAGAATTACCAGAAATAACCACAGATGTAGGATTCACTGTTGCTGAATTACCAGAACTGCCAGAAGTAGAATTAAATGCAGTCGCTGATGCAGCTGAACCTACAGCCAATCTGATAGAGGAAGATACTATCGAAATTGTTTCTGATTTGCCAGAGACGACAACGGAAGCAACATCTAACTTTCCAGAAGCTTTAGCAGGTGGTGCAGCCTTAGCCGCAGGAGCAGGGATTGGAGCCTGGGCAACGATTTATGGCATTCAGAATGCTTCAGAATCCAATGCACAGGCAGAAATTGCACCAGTAGCCAGTAACTCAGCAACTTCTGCAACTGTTGTCCTGACACCTCAATCTTCGCAGTCTGCTAAAGTTTCTTGGCACATTCCCGACATTCAAAAAGCCACACTGCAAAATTCCGGGGTGTCTCAATTAGCACTACGACTATATGATGTCACAGGGATTGACTTGAGTTATCAAGTTCCCCATCTGGTGCAGCAGTATGAATTAGAATCAGCCGCACACGATCGCTTTGTAGATATTCCGGCGAGCGATCGCGACTACATCACCGAAATTGGCTATGTTGCAGAAGGCGATCGCTGGGAGTCAATCGCCCGTTCCGCTACAGTACGTGTTTTTAGCCCTCTTCCTGTGGATGAACAAACTGCTGATTCCCCAGAGGAAGATATTGAAGCAACTGTTGTCCTGACACCTCAATCTTCGCAGTCTGCTAAAGTTTCTTGGCACATTCCCGACATTCAAAAAGCCACACTGCAAAATTCCGGGGTGTCTCAATTAGCACTACGACTATATGATGTCACAGGGATTGACTTGAGTTATCAAGTTCCCCATCTGGGGCCAGCAGTATGA
- a CDS encoding ATP-binding protein, with amino-acid sequence MLSDSMSLPLTIFTALAERKDLLMALTDRLGRIEWVNQAFAERTGLSDDSLTGQKFFTALGFKSQLNVQQTYIREQLLKGESFKFELSYQTHDDRECWLLIDGQPIRDAEGITNKYAVMSTDITLRKLTEKDLEKTNQELEIRVQQRTVALTQEKEKLEQTLQQLQKAQLQLIQSEKMSSLGQLVAGVAHEINNPVNFIYGNLTPATEYTENLLHLLQCYQHHYPNPIPQLKAEIEATEIDFIIEDLPKILSSLKVGADRIREIVLSLRNFSRLDEAELKKVDIHTGIDSTLMILHSRLKVKSNCPEIRVIKEYGQLPLVECYAGQVNQVFMNIIANAIDALEDLVMSEQCFIIYNKATDKGHLTNGYPTIRIRTKLTEDEQVLICIADNGSGISEEIRKRLFDPFFTTKAIGKGTGLGLSISYQIVVEKHQGQIECYSELGKGTEFIISIPVKQTKNNKE; translated from the coding sequence ATGTTATCTGACTCAATGAGTCTGCCATTAACTATATTTACAGCCTTAGCAGAGCGTAAAGATTTGTTGATGGCATTGACAGATAGATTGGGACGTATTGAGTGGGTTAATCAAGCTTTTGCTGAACGCACTGGGTTATCAGATGATTCACTAACCGGACAAAAATTTTTTACTGCACTTGGTTTTAAATCTCAGTTAAATGTTCAACAAACTTACATTCGTGAACAGCTATTAAAAGGAGAAAGTTTTAAGTTTGAGCTTTCTTATCAAACACATGATGACAGAGAGTGTTGGCTTTTAATAGATGGACAGCCCATACGGGATGCAGAAGGCATAACTAACAAATATGCTGTAATGTCTACTGATATTACATTACGTAAGCTAACAGAAAAAGATTTAGAGAAAACTAATCAGGAATTAGAAATTCGGGTACAGCAACGTACTGTCGCTTTGACTCAAGAAAAGGAAAAATTAGAACAAACTTTACAGCAGTTGCAAAAGGCTCAACTTCAATTGATTCAAAGCGAAAAAATGTCTAGTCTGGGTCAACTTGTGGCTGGTGTTGCTCATGAAATCAATAACCCAGTGAACTTTATCTATGGCAATCTCACTCCTGCTACAGAATATACCGAAAATTTACTTCACTTATTGCAATGTTATCAGCACCACTATCCCAACCCTATTCCTCAACTAAAAGCAGAAATTGAAGCTACAGAAATTGACTTTATTATAGAAGATTTACCTAAGATATTATCTTCTCTAAAAGTTGGTGCTGATCGAATTCGGGAAATCGTCTTATCTCTGCGTAATTTCTCCCGCCTGGATGAAGCTGAATTGAAAAAAGTAGATATTCATACAGGTATCGATAGCACTCTGATGATTTTGCATAGTCGCCTCAAAGTTAAATCTAATTGTCCAGAAATTCGAGTGATTAAAGAATATGGTCAGTTACCACTTGTAGAATGCTACGCAGGACAAGTGAATCAGGTATTTATGAACATTATTGCTAATGCAATTGATGCTTTAGAAGACTTAGTAATGAGTGAGCAATGTTTTATTATTTATAATAAAGCGACGGATAAGGGACATCTCACCAATGGCTATCCGACAATTCGCATCCGTACTAAATTGACAGAGGATGAGCAAGTCCTGATTTGCATTGCAGATAATGGCTCTGGCATCAGTGAGGAAATCAGGAAGCGTCTTTTTGATCCTTTCTTCACTACTAAAGCTATTGGCAAAGGTACTGGTTTAGGATTATCTATTAGTTATCAAATTGTGGTAGAAAAACATCAAGGTCAAATTGAATGTTATTCTGAACTAGGTAAAGGTACAGAATTTATTATTTCTATTCCTGTAAAACAAACTAAAAATAATAAGGAATAG
- a CDS encoding precorrin-8X methylmutase, which translates to MNAGCLTIKELTVAVGGGLTPRMVRHYHQLGLLPQPARSPSNYRLYTQQDVVRLQRIVALKQQGFQINHIRNILDVEPETETNVNLMGQLQQQYRSVMQQITQLRQTASALEGLLGRDRHCQIMQAQVLAQLKLLEVETQAGLGGLEKLWRGLDAQVHTHSEAFQESLQRLLPDLSERSEIEQHLISQLVLACGDVSLVSFVRVSQGAIAASRDALKSGCEIFVDIPTVAAALDQTRLTHLGCQVTTLIDNPHITTATEAELEFWQHQKWQEKLQQVSNGCVLVVGYAPSVLLEACAAIKEQKIQPALVIGMPIGFSHAPAAKRQLMQQNVPLITIEGTLGGGLLAATALNSLVESLIEKPDCHCYLNAAFR; encoded by the coding sequence ATGAATGCTGGTTGCTTAACTATCAAAGAACTTACAGTTGCAGTTGGTGGTGGTTTGACGCCGCGGATGGTGCGGCATTATCATCAACTGGGGTTATTGCCGCAACCAGCGCGATCGCCTAGCAATTATCGCCTTTACACTCAGCAGGATGTCGTCAGGTTACAACGGATTGTGGCCTTGAAACAGCAAGGGTTCCAAATCAATCACATCCGCAACATTCTAGATGTGGAACCAGAAACAGAAACAAATGTAAACTTGATGGGGCAACTGCAGCAGCAATATCGATCTGTCATGCAGCAAATTACCCAACTGCGACAAACAGCCTCAGCATTAGAAGGATTATTGGGACGCGATCGCCATTGTCAAATTATGCAGGCTCAAGTGCTGGCACAACTCAAGTTATTAGAAGTGGAAACCCAAGCGGGATTGGGAGGACTAGAGAAACTTTGGCGGGGGTTGGATGCCCAAGTGCATACCCACTCAGAAGCGTTTCAAGAATCTCTGCAACGCTTACTCCCAGATTTATCTGAGCGTTCGGAAATCGAGCAACACTTGATTTCCCAGTTGGTTTTGGCTTGTGGTGATGTCAGCTTGGTGTCGTTTGTGAGAGTTAGTCAAGGAGCGATCGCCGCTAGTCGTGATGCCCTAAAATCAGGTTGTGAGATTTTTGTCGATATTCCCACAGTCGCAGCCGCTTTAGATCAAACCAGATTAACTCATTTGGGCTGTCAAGTGACCACTTTGATTGACAACCCCCATATCACCACCGCCACAGAGGCAGAATTGGAGTTTTGGCAGCACCAAAAATGGCAGGAAAAATTGCAGCAAGTCAGCAATGGTTGTGTACTAGTGGTTGGTTATGCTCCCTCAGTGCTTTTAGAAGCTTGTGCAGCTATAAAAGAGCAAAAAATTCAACCAGCATTAGTGATTGGTATGCCTATAGGCTTTAGCCATGCGCCTGCAGCTAAACGACAACTGATGCAACAAAATGTGCCTTTAATCACCATTGAGGGCACATTGGGTGGTGGTTTGTTAGCTGCAACTGCGCTCAATTCTCTGGTTGAGTCGTTGATTGAGAAACCAGATTGTCATTGTTATCTAAATGCAGCATTTCGTTAA
- a CDS encoding heavy metal translocating P-type ATPase — MLYPQRLTQFTKEHADTLAALLCGLLLFLGWLALHLGALGWALLLLPAAYVIGGYESAREGLTTLIKEKELDVDLLMIVAAVGAASLGLWRGEYHLIIDGAILILIFAISGVLEDYAMQRTEKSIRSLMSLTPDTAMVLRQGREEMLAISELQIGDEIVVKPGELIPTDGVIVSGYSTINQAAITGESLPVEKTVGAEVFAGTINGYGALRLKIHKPAASSLIQRVIRLVEQAQTEAPPSQQFIERFERGYARVIVVAGILLAVLPPFVWGWDWETTIYRALTFLVVASPCALMAAIMPTLLSGIANGAKQGILFKNGAQLEKMGKVRAIAFDKTGTLTTGQVEVCRVIAHGEYSQDDVLKAAASLESSSEHPIGKAIVQAATDVDWVHGVEVQAIPGKGIVGIAEDQKVIVGNGAFVQEYVGELPPDLQELAQSLEMEGKTVVWVAAERCDEIYALKSKTLHIYGVNASRRGGHLRAGVPPVEQSVRRAKAQRKLHKIVASSSSALHIYGVNASRRGAKAQRKLHKIVAPLSPASYQIMGIIAIADTVRSEAVAMIQRLRQMGVEEIVMITGDNQRTADSVARTVGIKQVYAELLPEDKLGVIRSLQQKYQTVAMVGDGINDAPALAQASVGIAMGIAGSDVALETADIVLMADRLEKIAVAIQLGRRSHSIVKQNIVVALGFIILLLMGNFLGNVNLPLGVIGHEGSTVLVTLSGLRLLK; from the coding sequence ATGCTTTACCCGCAGCGTTTAACCCAATTCACCAAAGAACACGCAGATACTTTAGCGGCGTTGCTTTGTGGATTGTTATTATTTTTGGGTTGGTTGGCGTTACATCTTGGCGCTTTGGGATGGGCGTTACTGCTGTTACCTGCGGCTTATGTGATTGGTGGTTACGAAAGTGCGCGGGAGGGACTGACTACTCTAATTAAAGAAAAAGAACTGGATGTAGATTTGCTGATGATTGTGGCGGCTGTTGGTGCTGCTAGTTTGGGTTTATGGCGTGGCGAATATCATTTAATTATAGATGGGGCAATTTTGATTCTCATCTTTGCTATTAGTGGTGTACTGGAAGACTACGCGATGCAGCGCACTGAAAAAAGTATTCGCAGCTTGATGAGTCTGACACCGGATACAGCAATGGTTTTGCGTCAGGGAAGGGAGGAGATGCTAGCCATTAGCGAACTGCAAATAGGGGATGAAATTGTTGTCAAGCCAGGGGAGCTAATTCCTACTGATGGTGTCATTGTGTCAGGTTACAGCACTATTAATCAAGCCGCGATCACAGGAGAATCTTTACCTGTAGAGAAGACGGTAGGTGCTGAAGTTTTTGCAGGTACGATTAATGGTTATGGGGCGCTGAGGCTGAAAATTCACAAACCAGCCGCGAGTAGCTTAATTCAGCGGGTGATTCGCTTGGTGGAACAAGCACAAACAGAAGCACCGCCTTCGCAACAGTTTATTGAACGATTTGAGCGGGGATATGCACGGGTAATTGTAGTAGCGGGGATTTTGCTGGCTGTTTTACCGCCGTTTGTTTGGGGTTGGGATTGGGAAACGACGATTTATCGCGCTTTGACTTTTTTGGTGGTGGCTTCTCCCTGTGCGTTGATGGCTGCTATTATGCCGACACTGCTTTCGGGAATTGCTAATGGTGCGAAACAGGGGATTTTATTTAAAAATGGTGCCCAGTTAGAGAAGATGGGCAAAGTTAGGGCGATCGCATTCGATAAAACTGGTACTCTGACAACGGGACAGGTAGAAGTTTGTCGAGTCATTGCTCATGGTGAATACTCGCAAGATGATGTATTAAAAGCAGCAGCATCTCTAGAATCTAGTTCTGAACACCCCATTGGTAAGGCAATTGTCCAAGCAGCTACTGATGTGGATTGGGTACATGGGGTTGAAGTGCAAGCTATCCCTGGTAAGGGAATTGTGGGGATTGCTGAAGACCAAAAGGTGATTGTGGGCAATGGGGCTTTTGTACAGGAGTATGTTGGAGAGTTACCGCCAGATTTGCAGGAATTGGCGCAGTCTTTGGAGATGGAGGGGAAGACTGTTGTTTGGGTAGCAGCCGAGAGATGCGATGAAATTTATGCATTGAAATCTAAGACGTTGCATATTTATGGGGTAAATGCCTCACGCAGAGGAGGACACTTGCGTGCGGGGGTTCCCCCCGTTGAGCAAAGTGTCCGTCGCGCAAAGGCGCAAAGGAAATTACATAAAATTGTCGCCTCCTCATCCTCTGCCTTGCATATTTATGGGGTGAATGCCTCACGCAGAGGCGCAAAGGCGCAAAGGAAATTACATAAAATTGTCGCCCCCTTGTCTCCTGCCTCTTATCAAATAATGGGTATAATCGCTATTGCTGATACGGTACGATCTGAGGCGGTGGCGATGATTCAGCGGTTGCGGCAGATGGGAGTTGAGGAAATCGTGATGATTACTGGCGATAATCAAAGAACTGCTGATAGTGTTGCTAGGACGGTGGGGATTAAGCAGGTATATGCAGAACTTTTGCCAGAGGATAAGCTGGGTGTGATTCGCAGTTTGCAGCAAAAGTATCAAACTGTGGCAATGGTGGGTGATGGGATTAATGATGCACCTGCTTTAGCACAAGCATCTGTAGGGATTGCAATGGGAATCGCTGGTAGTGATGTGGCTTTGGAAACCGCAGATATAGTATTGATGGCAGATAGATTAGAAAAAATTGCTGTGGCGATACAATTAGGGAGGCGATCGCACTCTATAGTCAAACAAAATATTGTCGTCGCTTTGGGTTTTATTATCTTGCTGTTGATGGGTAATTTCTTGGGAAATGTTAACTTACCCCTTGGTGTGATTGGTCATGAAGGCTCAACAGTGTTGGTGACTCTCAGTGGTCTAAGATTGCTGAAATAA
- a CDS encoding CAP domain-containing protein: protein MLRRILLSVSLLTLSATSISFSLISYQAQAQVPRPSGVITRPNVVQKCNASGLNPDLAQIQQSVHNQVNQYRASKGLAPLKLDACVNKQVQVYAQEMANAGKPLNHQGLEQRSQAVIQTIPHSSYAYYENEYYCFGCKSDPATSAVKWWLNSPAHLKNILSQTELTGIGVAVNNKGEYYFAQMFIHAR from the coding sequence ATGCTCAGGCGGATTTTACTTTCTGTTTCGCTACTAACTTTATCTGCGACTTCGATCAGTTTTAGCTTAATTAGCTATCAGGCTCAAGCTCAAGTTCCAAGACCATCGGGTGTCATAACTCGGCCTAATGTTGTTCAAAAATGTAATGCCTCTGGGCTAAATCCAGATTTAGCCCAAATACAACAAAGCGTACACAACCAAGTTAATCAGTATCGGGCTTCTAAAGGTCTTGCGCCTCTTAAACTAGACGCTTGCGTAAATAAGCAAGTGCAGGTATATGCTCAAGAAATGGCTAACGCGGGAAAACCTCTCAATCATCAAGGACTTGAGCAGCGATCGCAAGCCGTAATCCAAACTATCCCCCACAGTAGTTATGCGTACTACGAAAATGAGTATTACTGCTTTGGTTGTAAAAGTGATCCGGCAACATCAGCAGTTAAGTGGTGGTTAAATAGTCCCGCTCATCTCAAGAATATTTTGAGTCAAACTGAACTAACTGGAATAGGAGTTGCTGTGAATAACAAAGGCGAATACTATTTCGCGCAAATGTTTATTCATGCTCGATAA
- a CDS encoding arsenate reductase ArsC produces MEKPLLIILCTGNSCRSQMAEGFLKELGDDLLTAQSAGMNPAAKVHPLAVKVMEEIGIDISQNSCKHLNLFLDKKIDTVITVCDHADQSCPSLPSAVKRHHFSFPDPAEAIGTEAEKLQIFRRVRDDISKLMLAYIAGRRDALEYSK; encoded by the coding sequence ATGGAAAAACCATTGCTTATAATTCTTTGCACAGGTAACTCCTGCCGCAGCCAAATGGCAGAAGGGTTTTTAAAAGAGCTAGGAGATGATTTATTAACAGCACAGAGTGCAGGCATGAACCCAGCCGCAAAAGTTCATCCTTTGGCTGTGAAAGTCATGGAAGAAATCGGGATAGATATTTCCCAAAACTCTTGTAAACATCTCAATCTGTTTTTAGACAAAAAGATTGATACAGTGATCACTGTATGCGATCATGCTGATCAAAGTTGCCCTTCCTTACCTTCGGCTGTTAAACGCCATCACTTTAGCTTTCCTGATCCCGCAGAAGCAATAGGAACTGAAGCAGAAAAGTTGCAAATATTTCGCCGGGTTCGTGATGATATAAGTAAGCTAATGTTGGCATACATAGCTGGAAGACGTGATGCCCTGGAATACTCTAAATAG